From one Thalassobaculum sp. OXR-137 genomic stretch:
- a CDS encoding carboxymuconolactone decarboxylase family protein, which produces MTRVPLPASIEDAPAASQPLLEGVKKMLGSVPNLFRLTANSPAALEGYLGLNGALAKGALKPQTRERIALAVAQINGCDYCLSAHTYLGKNLAKLDDAEIAANRAGGSNDPKADAAVRFAVKLVQQRGKVSEADVSAVRMAGYGDAEIVEIVAHVALNTLTNYVNEAFGTPIDFPAVSASAA; this is translated from the coding sequence ATGACCCGCGTTCCGCTTCCCGCCTCGATCGAAGACGCCCCGGCCGCCTCCCAGCCGCTGCTGGAAGGGGTGAAGAAAATGCTCGGCAGCGTTCCGAACCTGTTCCGCCTGACCGCCAACAGCCCAGCCGCGCTGGAGGGCTATCTCGGTCTGAACGGCGCCCTGGCCAAGGGGGCCCTGAAGCCGCAGACCCGGGAGCGGATCGCCCTGGCGGTGGCCCAGATCAACGGCTGCGACTACTGCCTGTCGGCCCACACCTATCTGGGCAAGAACCTGGCCAAGCTGGACGACGCGGAGATCGCCGCGAACCGGGCCGGCGGCTCCAACGATCCGAAGGCCGACGCCGCCGTCCGCTTCGCGGTGAAGCTGGTGCAGCAGCGCGGCAAGGTCAGCGAGGCCGACGTCTCGGCGGTCCGGATGGCAGGCTATGGCGATGCCGAGATCGTGGAGATCGTGGCCCATGTCGCGCTGAACACGCTGACCAACTACGTCAAC
- a CDS encoding TetR/AcrR family transcriptional regulator, translating to MKSRRDELVDTALRLFYAQGFHATGIDKVLAEAGVAKMTLYKHFRSKDELILAALHRRDEQFRNWLMGEMERASADPRERLLAMFDALEDWFEGRAFKGMGFSGCVFINAAGEFGDADHPAHRSCSEHKRLIVDYLAKVCAEAGASDPQGLAEQLALLKEGAIVTAQVRGMPDAAQTAKAMARGILDAALAA from the coding sequence GTGAAGTCCCGCCGCGACGAACTCGTCGATACCGCCCTGCGCCTGTTCTATGCCCAGGGCTTCCACGCCACCGGGATCGACAAGGTCCTGGCCGAGGCCGGGGTGGCGAAGATGACCCTGTACAAGCACTTCCGCTCGAAGGACGAGCTGATCCTGGCGGCGCTGCACCGGCGCGATGAGCAGTTCCGCAACTGGCTGATGGGCGAGATGGAGCGGGCGTCGGCCGATCCGCGCGAACGGCTGCTCGCCATGTTCGACGCGCTGGAAGACTGGTTCGAGGGGCGCGCCTTCAAGGGGATGGGGTTTTCCGGCTGCGTCTTCATCAACGCCGCCGGCGAGTTCGGCGATGCCGACCACCCGGCCCACCGGTCGTGCAGCGAGCACAAGCGGCTGATCGTCGATTACCTGGCGAAGGTCTGTGCCGAGGCCGGGGCCTCCGACCCCCAGGGCCTGGCGGAACAGCTCGCCCTGCTCAAGGAGGGGGCCATCGTCACCGCCCAGGTCCGGGGCATGCCCGACGCCGCGCAGACCGCCAAGGCCATGGCCCGGGGCATCCTCGACGCGGCGCTGGCGGCGTAG
- a CDS encoding LysR family transcriptional regulator produces MTSSDPYLDPDRIARELDWNLLRTFVVLAESRSVTDAAQRLSLKQPSVSTALKKLEDRLGRRLIDRSPGHYALTDAGELLYQAALEINGSVLRLSTLMREVTDEIRGHVTIAVASHVVCPLFDRVLAQFHRANPGVSLSLDVLSSADAVAEVMAKRASFAICLVREPNPQLEYEQLYREFFGLFCGPHHSLFGRTDLTLADLAGHNSVSFETDRLHDALKPVTLMRAQAELGQRITGMSSNLEEVTRMIYTGIGIGPLPVHVAARDVADGRLWQVPPYESLAAIDVYLVWNPKTAKNRAEEMLLAALRDAIATTPVEDRTYR; encoded by the coding sequence ATGACCTCATCCGACCCGTATCTCGACCCCGACCGGATCGCCCGCGAGCTGGACTGGAATCTGCTGCGTACTTTCGTGGTTCTGGCCGAGAGCCGGTCGGTGACCGACGCGGCGCAGCGGCTCAGCCTGAAACAGCCCTCGGTCTCCACCGCCTTGAAGAAGCTGGAGGATCGGCTCGGCCGCCGGCTGATCGACCGGTCGCCCGGGCACTACGCCCTGACCGACGCCGGCGAGTTGCTGTATCAGGCGGCGCTCGAGATCAACGGCTCGGTCCTGCGGCTCTCCACTCTGATGCGGGAGGTGACCGACGAGATCCGCGGCCATGTGACGATCGCGGTGGCGAGCCATGTGGTCTGCCCGCTGTTCGACCGGGTGCTGGCACAGTTCCATCGGGCCAACCCGGGGGTCAGCCTCTCCCTGGACGTGCTGTCCAGCGCCGACGCGGTGGCCGAGGTGATGGCCAAGCGCGCCTCCTTCGCGATCTGTCTGGTGCGCGAGCCGAACCCGCAGCTCGAATACGAACAGCTGTACCGCGAGTTCTTCGGCCTGTTCTGCGGGCCGCATCACAGCCTGTTCGGCCGCACCGACCTGACCCTGGCCGACCTGGCCGGGCACAATTCCGTCAGCTTCGAGACCGACCGGCTGCACGACGCCCTGAAGCCGGTGACGCTCATGCGCGCCCAGGCCGAGCTCGGCCAGAGGATCACCGGCATGTCGAGCAACCTGGAGGAGGTCACGCGGATGATCTACACCGGCATCGGCATCGGCCCGCTGCCGGTGCATGTGGCCGCACGCGACGTGGCCGACGGGCGGCTGTGGCAGGTGCCGCCCTACGAGTCCCTGGCGGCGATCGATGTCTATCTGGTCTGGAACCCGAAGACGGCGAAGAACCGGGCGGAGGAAATGCTGCTGGCGGCCCTGCGCGACGCCATCGCCACCACGCCGGTCGAGGATCGCACCTACCGGTAG
- a CDS encoding ABC transporter permease: MSVEAREARQPWILLSPALTAVGLLLFVPLLFIVVYSFWLRTASGADQVGFFLDNWQEALTDRFYRDILISTLRIAAITTVVCALMGYPSAYFIARARGNKAILLLLLMLPFWISYIIRTMSWINILGVSGALNTFLMWTGLISEPIQMLYNEPTVILGLVHFLLPFMILNVYVSLDGIDRTLEEAATSLGANRWEAFLQVTLPLSLPGLAAGGLLCFVLGAGTYITPLVLGGPSDAMFANLVFEAIITQLNWPLGSALSLMLLAVLGLLVAIYNRYLGMAQLMKGLG; encoded by the coding sequence ATGTCGGTTGAAGCGCGCGAAGCCCGCCAGCCCTGGATTCTCCTGTCGCCGGCCCTGACGGCGGTCGGGCTGCTGCTGTTCGTGCCGCTGCTCTTCATCGTGGTCTACAGCTTCTGGCTGCGCACCGCCTCCGGCGCCGATCAGGTCGGCTTCTTCCTCGACAACTGGCAGGAAGCGCTGACCGACCGGTTCTACCGCGACATCCTGATCTCCACCCTGCGCATCGCCGCGATCACCACGGTGGTCTGCGCGCTGATGGGCTATCCGTCGGCGTATTTCATAGCCCGGGCCCGCGGCAACAAGGCGATCCTGCTGCTGCTGCTCATGCTGCCATTCTGGATCAGCTACATCATCCGCACGATGAGCTGGATCAACATCCTCGGGGTGTCCGGCGCGCTGAACACCTTCCTGATGTGGACCGGGCTGATCTCCGAGCCGATCCAGATGCTCTACAACGAGCCGACGGTGATCCTCGGCCTCGTCCACTTCCTGCTGCCGTTCATGATCCTCAACGTCTATGTCAGCCTCGACGGCATCGACCGGACGCTGGAGGAGGCGGCGACCTCGCTGGGCGCCAACCGGTGGGAGGCGTTCCTGCAGGTCACCCTGCCGCTGTCCCTGCCCGGTCTCGCCGCCGGCGGGCTGCTGTGCTTCGTGCTGGGGGCCGGCACCTACATCACGCCGCTGGTCCTGGGCGGGCCGAGCGACGCCATGTTCGCCAATCTGGTGTTCGAGGCGATCATCACCCAGCTCAACTGGCCGCTCGGCTCGGCGCTGAGCCTCATGCTGCTGGCCGTGCTCGGCCTGCTGGTGGCGATCTACAACCGCTACCTGGGCATGGCCCAGCTCATGAAGGGGCTCGGGTGA
- a CDS encoding ABC transporter permease: protein MRSTSGLGWHLIRGWALLVYVFMFLPVAVVVLLSFNDSQFGSFPMTGLSFRWFVELWENEAILRAFETSIVLGLLTSIISTTLGVLASLALVRYRVPGANAISTLLIAPILVPEVVLAVALLLFLNFLGIHKSFALLLFGHVIFTLPFVILVVQARLVGIKREVEEAALSLGANPVQTFFQITLPLMLPAVLAGALFAFTISFDDITGTLFWKPGGVETIPTQIFAMLRNSISPEINALGTVMIVMTVGLPLLGVAVARRLAQRSGG, encoded by the coding sequence ATGCGGAGCACGAGCGGCCTGGGCTGGCACCTGATCCGCGGCTGGGCGCTGCTGGTCTATGTCTTCATGTTCCTGCCGGTGGCGGTCGTGGTGCTGCTCAGCTTCAACGACAGCCAGTTCGGCAGCTTCCCGATGACCGGCCTGTCTTTCCGCTGGTTCGTCGAGCTGTGGGAGAACGAGGCGATCCTGCGGGCCTTCGAGACGTCGATCGTCCTCGGCCTGCTGACCTCGATCATCTCCACCACGCTGGGCGTGCTCGCCAGCCTCGCCCTGGTCCGCTACCGGGTGCCCGGGGCGAACGCGATCTCGACCCTGCTGATCGCGCCGATCCTGGTGCCCGAGGTGGTGCTGGCGGTGGCGCTGCTGCTGTTCCTCAATTTCCTGGGCATCCACAAGAGCTTCGCCCTGCTGCTGTTCGGGCATGTGATCTTCACCCTGCCCTTCGTCATCCTCGTGGTGCAGGCCCGCCTGGTCGGCATCAAGCGCGAGGTGGAGGAAGCCGCCCTGAGCCTGGGAGCCAACCCGGTCCAGACCTTCTTCCAGATCACCCTGCCGCTGATGCTGCCGGCGGTGCTGGCGGGCGCTTTGTTCGCCTTCACCATCAGCTTCGACGACATCACCGGCACCCTGTTCTGGAAGCCCGGTGGGGTCGAGACCATCCCCACCCAGATCTTCGCCATGCTGCGGAACTCGATCTCTCCGGAGATCAACGCGCTCGGCACGGTGATGATCGTGATGACCGTCGGCCTGCCGCTGCTGGGAGTGGCGGTGGCCCGCCGCCTCGCCCAACGCAGCGGGGGCTGA
- a CDS encoding extracellular solute-binding protein, producing MTDKMDATTRLERLRERYMNGDLDRRGFLGLIGAAGLAYGVQTPFARHALAANVSQVRFDGWGGVVSEAFRKYAFDPYTKQTGIEVVDGTFGGGDEYLSRVKASQSGEYNIAHLSGVFDYARYHNLGLSSELNEANIPNLKYVIPKLVDVFRAVTDGKLSCVPYDYGTTGIAYDRKHISDDEMKEKGAKILIDEKLKDKISGWGDWRTRIWFGALQTGQDPNNATDMDAVWDAIRKHRDLSLKYWGSGAELMSLLAEEEIYVTEGWSGRIYALQEQGHDIGYMDPPNGYGWQECLFVIKGSPMEPCEELLNFMLAPETSIAVAEGQNYPPALDPQKVDLGKKIPTLPAFDPTGKLAGLTFADPQYWNSHEADWSKTFGRVQKGY from the coding sequence ATGACCGATAAGATGGACGCCACCACCCGCCTGGAGCGGCTGCGCGAACGCTATATGAACGGCGACCTCGACCGCCGCGGCTTCCTCGGCCTGATCGGTGCCGCCGGCCTGGCCTACGGCGTGCAGACGCCCTTCGCCCGTCATGCCCTGGCCGCCAATGTCAGCCAGGTCCGGTTCGACGGCTGGGGCGGCGTGGTCTCCGAGGCGTTCCGCAAATACGCCTTCGATCCGTACACCAAGCAGACCGGCATCGAGGTGGTCGACGGCACCTTCGGCGGCGGCGACGAGTACCTGTCGCGGGTCAAGGCCAGCCAGTCCGGCGAGTACAACATCGCCCACCTGTCCGGCGTGTTCGACTATGCCCGCTACCACAATCTCGGCCTGTCCTCGGAGCTGAACGAGGCCAACATCCCGAACCTGAAATACGTCATCCCCAAGCTGGTAGACGTGTTCCGCGCGGTCACAGACGGCAAGCTGTCCTGCGTACCCTACGACTACGGCACCACCGGCATCGCCTATGACCGCAAGCACATCTCCGACGACGAGATGAAGGAGAAGGGTGCCAAGATCCTCATCGACGAGAAGCTGAAGGACAAGATCTCCGGCTGGGGCGACTGGCGCACCCGGATCTGGTTCGGCGCCCTGCAGACCGGCCAGGATCCGAACAACGCGACCGACATGGACGCGGTGTGGGACGCCATCCGCAAGCACCGCGATCTGTCCCTGAAGTACTGGGGTTCGGGGGCCGAGCTGATGAGCCTGCTGGCCGAGGAGGAGATCTACGTCACCGAGGGCTGGTCCGGCCGGATCTATGCGCTGCAGGAGCAGGGCCACGACATCGGCTACATGGATCCGCCGAACGGCTACGGCTGGCAGGAATGCCTGTTCGTCATCAAGGGCTCGCCGATGGAGCCCTGCGAGGAGCTGCTGAACTTCATGCTGGCGCCGGAGACCTCCATCGCCGTGGCGGAAGGGCAGAACTACCCGCCGGCGCTGGACCCGCAGAAGGTCGATCTCGGCAAGAAGATCCCGACCCTGCCGGCCTTCGATCCGACCGGCAAGCTGGCCGGCCTGACCTTCGCCGATCCGCAGTACTGGAACAGCCACGAGGCCGACTGGTCGAAGACCTTCGGCCGGGTCCAGAAGGGCTACTAA
- a CDS encoding ABC transporter ATP-binding protein, with protein MSSVVLKNIVKRFGSFTAVHPSDLEIAEGDFVTLLGPSGCGKTTTLRMIAGLLDPSEGEILIGGRRVNDVPIHKRNLGIVFQNYALFPHKTVADNVAFGLKYRKVSKDEIARRVEQALNLVQLPHVGGRYPKELSGGQQQRIALARAIVIEPDVLLLDEPLSALDANLREDMRVELKRIQHQIGVTTVFVTHDQSEALAMSDRIVVMSGGRIEQVGTPEEVYNRPRSEFVANFLGASNILDGVCRSRGGDTASLEVPLFGTVPVPQDKAAGVSDGPAKLVIRAEKLTLMDPRADTSGMIATQATVETVDYQGQTVRYFVRAGDRSFQAINMINERPFAEGSTVTIAFRPKDCAALPG; from the coding sequence GTGAGCTCGGTAGTCCTGAAGAACATCGTCAAGCGGTTCGGCAGCTTCACCGCCGTCCATCCGTCGGATCTGGAGATCGCGGAAGGGGATTTCGTCACCCTGCTGGGCCCGTCCGGCTGCGGCAAGACGACGACCCTGCGGATGATCGCCGGCCTGCTCGACCCGAGCGAGGGCGAGATCCTGATCGGCGGCAGGCGGGTCAACGACGTCCCGATCCACAAGCGCAATCTGGGCATCGTGTTCCAGAACTACGCCCTGTTCCCGCACAAGACGGTGGCCGACAACGTCGCCTTCGGCCTGAAATACCGCAAGGTCTCCAAGGACGAGATCGCCCGCCGGGTGGAACAGGCCCTCAATCTGGTGCAGCTCCCCCATGTGGGCGGCCGCTATCCCAAGGAACTCTCCGGCGGCCAGCAGCAGCGCATTGCGCTGGCCCGCGCCATCGTCATCGAGCCGGACGTCCTGCTCCTCGACGAGCCGCTCTCGGCGCTGGACGCTAACCTGCGCGAGGACATGCGGGTCGAGTTGAAGCGCATCCAGCACCAGATCGGCGTGACCACCGTCTTCGTCACTCACGACCAGTCGGAGGCCTTGGCCATGTCCGACCGCATCGTGGTGATGAGCGGCGGCCGGATCGAGCAGGTCGGCACGCCGGAGGAGGTCTACAACCGGCCGCGCAGCGAGTTCGTCGCCAACTTCCTGGGCGCCTCCAACATCCTGGACGGGGTGTGCCGGTCGCGCGGCGGCGATACGGCCAGCCTGGAGGTGCCGCTGTTCGGCACGGTGCCAGTGCCGCAGGACAAGGCGGCCGGCGTGTCCGACGGGCCCGCCAAGCTGGTGATCCGGGCCGAGAAGCTGACCCTGATGGATCCCCGCGCAGATACGTCAGGGATGATCGCCACCCAGGCGACGGTGGAGACCGTCGATTACCAGGGTCAGACCGTGCGTTATTTCGTGCGCGCCGGCGACCGGTCGTTCCAGGCGATCAACATGATCAACGAGCGCCCCTTCGCCGAAGGCAGCACCGTCACGATCGCCTTCCGGCCCAAGGACTGCGCCGCCCTGCCGGGCTGA